A single Gemmatimonadota bacterium DNA region contains:
- a CDS encoding DUF512 domain-containing protein: MVRVARVQPDSVAAELGIVPGTEILSVDGRAIADFLDWEFLSAEDEVAIEVRQPDGETVIFEVERPELEPWGIMLEPPRVRQCANRCEFCFIEGLPTGLRKPLYLRDDDYRLSFAYGNFATLSNVKERDIKRILEYRLSPLYVSVHATNWETRKVVLNNPKVPNIIEQLTRLGEGGIQFHCQMVVVPGLNDGAVLEESLQDLWNMGDSVISAAVIPVGLTQFSHLYTGKSMDRDTARGLLEHVERWSERGMRERGMSWVVGSDELYLLAERELPGEEHYGDFAQIENGIGSVALLRVRVRDGLSQLPSMPGRRIGVVTGVSMGALMPPLLEQLAQATGAHFELIVADNSLFGPTTTASGLLVGADIRRSLAERHDLDLALIPAETINEDGIFLDDASFIAVRESLPMPVFPSYDFIDVLASEPSGVAA; this comes from the coding sequence ATGGTACGAGTCGCCCGGGTCCAGCCAGATAGCGTCGCCGCGGAGCTTGGAATTGTTCCGGGGACGGAGATTCTGAGCGTCGATGGGCGTGCCATTGCCGACTTCCTCGATTGGGAATTTCTATCCGCCGAGGATGAAGTCGCGATCGAGGTCAGGCAGCCCGACGGAGAGACGGTCATCTTCGAAGTCGAGCGGCCGGAGCTCGAGCCGTGGGGCATCATGCTCGAGCCGCCTCGCGTGCGTCAGTGCGCCAACCGCTGCGAGTTCTGTTTCATCGAAGGACTCCCGACCGGACTCCGCAAGCCGCTGTATCTGCGCGATGACGACTATCGCCTGTCCTTCGCGTACGGCAACTTCGCGACGCTCTCGAACGTCAAGGAGCGCGACATCAAGCGCATCCTCGAATACCGTCTCTCGCCGCTCTACGTATCGGTCCACGCAACCAACTGGGAAACGCGCAAGGTAGTTCTCAACAACCCCAAGGTCCCGAACATCATCGAGCAGCTCACGCGCCTCGGCGAAGGTGGGATTCAGTTCCACTGTCAGATGGTCGTGGTTCCGGGACTGAACGACGGCGCGGTGCTCGAAGAGTCGCTTCAGGACCTCTGGAACATGGGCGACTCCGTAATCTCTGCCGCCGTGATCCCCGTGGGACTCACGCAGTTCTCGCATCTGTACACCGGCAAGTCGATGGACCGCGACACTGCGCGCGGTCTGCTCGAGCACGTCGAGCGGTGGAGCGAGCGCGGAATGCGCGAGCGTGGGATGTCGTGGGTTGTCGGCTCGGACGAGCTGTACCTCCTGGCAGAGCGCGAGCTTCCCGGCGAGGAACACTACGGAGATTTTGCGCAGATCGAAAATGGAATCGGATCCGTTGCGCTGCTTCGCGTTCGCGTGCGCGACGGGCTGTCACAACTACCGTCCATGCCGGGTCGGCGTATCGGCGTCGTGACGGGCGTATCGATGGGAGCACTGATGCCGCCGCTGCTCGAACAGCTTGCGCAAGCCACGGGCGCGCACTTCGAGCTGATCGTCGCGGACAATTCGCTGTTCGGACCAACCACCACGGCGTCGGGCTTGCTCGTCGGCGCGGACATTCGGCGCTCGCTCGCTGAGCGGCACGACCTCGACCTGGCGCTAATCCCCGCTGAAACAATCAACGAAGACGGAATTTTTCTGGACGACGCCTCATTCATCGCTGTTCGCGAATCGCTACCCATGCCTGTATTTCCCTCGTACGACTTCATAGACGTTCTTGCGTCCGAGCCGAGCGGGGTTGCAGCGTGA
- a CDS encoding glycosyltransferase family 2 protein, whose product MIDRTDTPEVTGVAVCILPAFDADATVASVVASVRRHMGAVFVLGVDDGSLDATRSVLKRACDHVICFDSNRGKGAALRAAFAHAAEHFPRSQVVTLDADGQHDPAFAPRLLQALDLADIVIGTREIGLPSVPPHRRIANFVSTAATRAVTRLRLTDSQSGFRAFRPEVVAAIEAQGDRYEYETDFIVRASHRGYRIAEVSVPTIYGPPSHFRELVDSWRVARVLWSHRASAFRS is encoded by the coding sequence GTGATCGACCGAACCGATACGCCGGAAGTGACTGGCGTGGCGGTGTGCATCCTTCCCGCGTTCGATGCGGATGCAACGGTTGCATCCGTCGTCGCGTCGGTGCGCCGGCACATGGGCGCCGTGTTCGTGCTCGGCGTGGATGACGGCTCGCTCGACGCGACGCGCTCGGTGCTCAAGCGTGCGTGCGACCATGTCATCTGCTTCGACTCCAATCGGGGCAAGGGTGCTGCGTTGCGCGCCGCGTTCGCACATGCAGCCGAGCACTTTCCCCGCAGTCAGGTTGTCACGCTCGACGCCGATGGTCAACACGACCCGGCGTTCGCTCCGCGCCTGCTCCAGGCGCTCGACCTCGCCGACATCGTGATCGGGACGCGCGAGATCGGTTTGCCGTCGGTTCCTCCGCATCGCCGCATCGCCAACTTCGTATCGACTGCTGCGACGCGCGCCGTTACGCGATTGCGTCTCACCGACAGCCAGTCGGGCTTTCGTGCATTCCGCCCCGAGGTGGTTGCCGCGATCGAAGCGCAGGGCGACCGGTACGAGTATGAGACCGATTTCATCGTGCGCGCGTCGCACCGTGGTTATCGCATCGCAGAGGTGTCCGTTCCGACTATATACGGGCCGCCGAGTCACTTCCGCGAGCTGGTCGACAGCTGGCGCGTTGCGCGCGTGCTGTGGAGCCATCGTGCTTCTGCTTTTCGCTCCTGA
- a CDS encoding NAD(P)H-dependent glycerol-3-phosphate dehydrogenase: protein MKCAVLGAGAWGAALADRLARNAHEVRLWAYEPDVAQSVNDTHRNRFLAGVELSPSIVASTDMKDVVGGAQFVVLVAPSHVTRAVAEAAQPHLSREAVIVVASKGIEQHSLARMTEIAADVFDRSGVVALSGPTFAAEVARNQPTAIVAACNRRSPAEQVQQLFHGPAFRVYTQHDVVGVELGGAVKNVMAVATGIAEGLGLGFNARAALITRGLAEMTRLGFALGADPATFAGLAGMGDLVLTCTGQLSRNRSLGVEIGSGKTLDEALAGRDTVAEGVITTRSARELAERAGVDMPIVEAVFSVLFDGQAPRDAIVDLMNRDPRAERDE from the coding sequence ATGAAGTGCGCGGTGTTGGGTGCCGGTGCATGGGGTGCCGCGCTTGCCGACCGGCTGGCGCGGAATGCCCACGAGGTGCGGCTGTGGGCATATGAGCCTGACGTCGCGCAGTCCGTGAACGACACGCATCGCAATCGCTTTCTAGCTGGTGTAGAGCTGTCTCCCTCGATCGTCGCGTCGACTGACATGAAGGACGTTGTGGGCGGCGCGCAATTCGTCGTGCTCGTCGCCCCTTCGCACGTAACGCGAGCGGTCGCGGAAGCAGCCCAGCCGCATCTGTCACGCGAGGCGGTCATCGTCGTTGCGTCCAAGGGCATCGAGCAACATTCGCTCGCGCGCATGACGGAAATCGCCGCAGATGTATTCGATCGATCCGGCGTCGTAGCGCTGTCCGGTCCCACCTTTGCCGCCGAGGTCGCCCGGAACCAACCGACTGCGATTGTGGCGGCTTGTAACAGGCGATCGCCTGCGGAGCAGGTTCAGCAACTATTTCACGGACCGGCATTCCGGGTCTATACCCAGCACGACGTCGTCGGCGTCGAGCTGGGCGGTGCTGTAAAGAATGTGATGGCCGTCGCGACGGGGATCGCCGAGGGCCTGGGGCTTGGATTCAACGCGCGCGCTGCTCTCATCACGAGAGGACTCGCCGAGATGACGCGGCTTGGTTTCGCACTTGGCGCCGATCCTGCTACATTTGCCGGACTCGCCGGCATGGGTGACCTGGTGCTCACGTGCACCGGGCAATTGAGTCGTAACCGCTCGCTGGGCGTCGAAATCGGTAGCGGCAAGACTCTGGATGAGGCACTTGCTGGCCGCGACACGGTGGCGGAGGGCGTTATCACGACGCGGTCGGCCAGGGAGCTCGCCGAACGCGCCGGAGTGGACATGCCGATCGTGGAAGCGGTCTTCTCCGTCCTGTTCGACGGCCAGGCGCCGCGTGACGCGATCGTCGATTTGATGAACCGGGATCCGCGCGCCGAGCGCGACGAGTGA
- the plsY gene encoding glycerol-3-phosphate 1-O-acyltransferase PlsY encodes MGSIHLPVVVAIVIAYVAGSIPSAYLAGKWRGIDLRQHGSGNLGATNVVRVLGIRIGAVVFIVDTLKGFLPVFFLPALTGATQPELISLAVGGAAIIGHVRPVFLLGQKGGKGVATAGGVFLGVAWLPAIVAFAVWIVVFATSRYVSVASLSAALALPFAFFFSGVAISDPFFIASIIVALFVFFTHRANIGRLRRGEEHRFKSAGSDGVGQQPPRTT; translated from the coding sequence ATGGGTTCCATCCATCTTCCGGTAGTCGTCGCGATAGTGATCGCGTACGTCGCCGGCTCTATTCCGTCCGCGTACCTGGCGGGGAAGTGGCGCGGTATCGATCTGCGGCAGCACGGCTCCGGGAATCTTGGCGCGACCAACGTCGTGCGCGTGCTCGGCATTCGCATCGGCGCGGTCGTGTTCATTGTCGATACGTTGAAGGGATTCCTTCCGGTGTTCTTTCTGCCGGCGCTCACGGGCGCGACGCAGCCGGAGCTGATCAGCCTTGCAGTGGGCGGCGCAGCGATCATTGGTCACGTGCGTCCCGTGTTTCTCCTCGGCCAGAAGGGCGGGAAGGGTGTTGCGACCGCTGGCGGTGTGTTTCTGGGCGTCGCGTGGCTGCCGGCAATCGTCGCATTCGCTGTGTGGATTGTGGTGTTCGCGACGTCTCGCTACGTGAGCGTCGCATCACTCAGCGCAGCCCTCGCGCTGCCGTTCGCCTTTTTCTTCAGCGGTGTCGCGATCTCGGATCCGTTCTTCATCGCCTCGATCATCGTCGCACTGTTCGTGTTCTTCACGCATCGCGCGAACATCGGGCGACTGCGACGTGGCGAGGAGCATCGTTTCAAGAGCGCGGGTAGCGACGGTGTCGGCCAGCAACCGCCCCGTACAACGTGA
- a CDS encoding thiamine pyrophosphate-dependent enzyme, with protein MSKGKDGGAAIATRAVKADKADRAGVLRDYEIAYTSRQVSTLARGEVMLGRAMFGIFGDGKEVAQVALAKSFEPGDIRSGYYRDQTLMFALGLLTVQQFFAQLYAHADISADPASGGRGMNAHFGTRMLDDQGRWKNLTEQYQSSADSSPTGSQMPRLLGLAYASKLYRNLKELHQFTQFSHNGNEIAFGTIGNASCAEGVFWEAVNAAGVLQVPMLLSVWDDWYGISVPNDMQVTKGSISELLQGFKRTSEKNGFELEVVRGWDYPALVETFQRTANIVRRGHVPAVVHVIEMTQPHGHSTSGSHERYKSPERLKWEKDHDGIARFREWIIKEKIATAAEMDALQERAMDQARAGRDEAWRAYQAPINAEKEELQALVTAAAANAADATATTLATIAKDLAARSTPLRREIAAAAHEAIVALRDTPSLAEPLIQWKRAQEALMNDRYHAELYSESTESAMAVKVEAPNYPDDAPDVDGYMVLNACFDAALKRDPRVIAFGEDVGKLGDVNQGFVDLQARYGELRVGDTGIRECTIIGQAIGMAMRGLRPIAEIQYLDYLLYALQVMSDDLATLRYRTRGGQKAPVIVRTRGHRLVGVWHSGSPMGMMLGALRGMHILVPRDMTRAAGFYNTLLQSDDPAIVVEVLNAYRVKEKLPSNIGTFTMPLGVPEILREGSDVTVVTYGACCKIALDAARLLQDNAGVNVEVIDVQSLLPFDVNGVIVESLKKTNKVLFLDEDVPGGATAYMMQEVLERQGGFYWLDAAPRTLAAAAHRAAYGRDGDYWSKPNVETVFDAVYEIVRETNVARFPALGV; from the coding sequence TTGAGCAAAGGCAAAGATGGCGGCGCGGCGATCGCGACCAGGGCTGTGAAAGCCGATAAGGCAGATCGCGCCGGCGTACTGAGGGATTACGAAATCGCGTACACGAGCCGCCAGGTAAGCACGCTGGCTCGCGGCGAAGTGATGCTTGGCAGGGCGATGTTCGGAATCTTCGGCGATGGAAAGGAAGTCGCGCAGGTCGCGCTGGCCAAGTCCTTCGAGCCGGGTGACATCCGGTCGGGTTACTATCGCGATCAGACGCTGATGTTCGCACTGGGCCTGCTGACGGTTCAACAGTTCTTCGCGCAGCTCTACGCGCACGCCGACATCTCCGCCGATCCGGCATCGGGTGGCCGCGGCATGAATGCGCACTTCGGCACACGCATGCTCGACGACCAGGGGCGGTGGAAGAACCTAACTGAGCAGTACCAGTCATCCGCTGACAGCTCACCCACCGGCTCGCAGATGCCTCGCCTCCTCGGACTCGCGTACGCGTCCAAGCTGTATCGCAACCTGAAGGAGCTGCACCAGTTCACCCAGTTCTCGCACAACGGCAATGAGATCGCATTCGGCACCATCGGCAATGCGTCGTGCGCGGAGGGTGTATTCTGGGAAGCCGTGAACGCCGCGGGTGTGTTGCAGGTCCCCATGCTTCTGTCCGTATGGGACGACTGGTACGGCATCTCGGTTCCCAACGACATGCAGGTTACCAAGGGGAGCATTTCCGAGTTGCTGCAGGGGTTCAAGCGAACATCCGAGAAGAACGGGTTCGAGCTCGAGGTCGTTCGCGGCTGGGATTATCCGGCGCTCGTCGAGACCTTTCAGCGCACGGCCAACATCGTCCGCCGCGGCCACGTCCCCGCTGTCGTTCACGTCATCGAGATGACACAGCCGCATGGCCACTCGACCTCGGGCAGCCATGAGCGCTACAAGTCACCGGAGCGGCTCAAGTGGGAGAAGGATCACGACGGCATCGCGCGCTTTCGCGAGTGGATCATCAAGGAGAAGATCGCGACCGCGGCTGAGATGGATGCGCTGCAGGAGCGTGCGATGGATCAGGCGCGCGCGGGACGTGATGAGGCGTGGCGGGCGTATCAGGCGCCGATCAACGCGGAGAAGGAAGAGCTGCAAGCTCTGGTAACGGCAGCCGCAGCGAACGCAGCCGACGCGACTGCCACGACACTCGCCACGATTGCGAAGGATCTTGCCGCTCGCTCCACACCGTTGCGACGCGAGATCGCGGCCGCAGCACACGAAGCGATCGTCGCCTTGCGCGATACGCCGTCGCTTGCAGAGCCACTGATCCAGTGGAAGCGCGCGCAGGAAGCTCTCATGAACGACCGCTATCACGCCGAGCTGTATTCGGAATCGACCGAATCAGCGATGGCCGTGAAAGTGGAAGCGCCGAACTATCCGGACGATGCACCCGACGTCGATGGCTACATGGTGCTCAACGCCTGCTTCGACGCAGCGCTCAAACGCGACCCTCGTGTCATCGCGTTCGGCGAGGACGTCGGCAAGCTTGGCGACGTGAATCAGGGCTTTGTCGATCTGCAGGCTCGCTACGGCGAGCTGCGTGTGGGAGACACGGGGATTCGCGAGTGCACGATCATCGGTCAGGCGATAGGCATGGCCATGCGCGGCCTGCGGCCGATCGCAGAGATCCAGTACCTCGACTATCTGCTGTACGCACTTCAGGTGATGTCGGACGATCTGGCGACGCTGCGTTACCGTACGCGCGGCGGTCAGAAGGCACCGGTGATAGTGCGCACGCGCGGTCACCGGCTCGTGGGTGTGTGGCACTCCGGTTCTCCGATGGGGATGATGCTTGGAGCACTCCGCGGCATGCACATCCTCGTTCCACGTGACATGACGCGCGCGGCGGGTTTCTACAACACTCTGCTGCAGAGCGATGATCCCGCGATCGTGGTCGAAGTTCTCAACGCCTATCGGGTCAAGGAGAAGCTTCCCTCCAACATCGGAACCTTCACCATGCCTCTGGGCGTTCCCGAGATCCTGCGCGAGGGTTCTGACGTAACCGTCGTGACGTACGGCGCGTGCTGCAAGATCGCGCTGGATGCTGCGCGTCTGCTTCAGGACAACGCTGGCGTGAACGTCGAAGTGATCGACGTGCAATCGCTGTTGCCGTTCGACGTCAATGGTGTGATCGTCGAATCACTCAAGAAGACGAACAAGGTGCTGTTCCTTGACGAGGACGTTCCGGGCGGCGCGACTGCGTACATGATGCAGGAAGTGCTGGAGCGGCAGGGCGGATTCTACTGGCTCGACGCGGCTCCGCGTACGCTCGCGGCTGCAGCGCATCGCGCCGCATACGGGCGCGACGGCGATTACTGGTCCAAGCCCAACGTCGAGACCGTATTCGACGCCGTGTACGAGATCGTGCGCGAGACGAACGTCGCGAGGTTTCCAGCGCTGGGCGTGTGA
- a CDS encoding MerR family transcriptional regulator has translation MATIPVREFFSIGDVCDLTDLKPHVLRYWESQFRFLHPAKNRSGNRVYQRREVELIMLVKELLYVDKYTIEGARARVDEYRKNGALKAATRDALASSSVDALERDLMWIVSALDGVDVEETAGEQEEEVAE, from the coding sequence GTGGCTACGATACCAGTCCGTGAGTTCTTCTCGATCGGTGACGTGTGCGATCTTACCGATCTCAAACCGCACGTTCTTCGCTACTGGGAAAGTCAGTTCCGCTTTCTCCATCCCGCAAAGAATCGGTCCGGCAACCGTGTGTACCAGCGCCGCGAGGTCGAGCTGATCATGCTGGTGAAGGAACTGCTGTACGTCGACAAGTACACCATCGAAGGCGCGCGTGCGCGTGTCGATGAATACAGGAAGAACGGCGCGCTCAAGGCCGCAACGCGCGATGCACTTGCATCCAGCAGCGTCGATGCACTGGAGCGCGATCTCATGTGGATAGTCAGCGCGCTCGACGGCGTCGACGTCGAAGAGACCGCGGGCGAGCAGGAAGAAGAGGTCGCAGAGTGA
- the der gene encoding ribosome biogenesis GTPase Der, whose translation MSGTPVVAIIGRPNVGKSALFNRIVGGNTAIVSDEAGTTRDRHFGRAEWNGRSFWLVDTGGLPENTREAIDGEIRKQVLEAIAEADLLAFVVDAQVGVHPNDAKVLDLLRESGKPWVVIANKVDDPASADFYEFYRLGAGEPIPVSATNGKGSGDLLDAITELLPETTEEETDAIRVAVVGRPNVGKSSLVNRMLGEQRLVVSEVAGTTRDAIDTPFRYHGRDFVFIDTAGLRRQAKIDDGIEFYSSLRTRRAIERADVCILVIDAVEGLHNQDLKIATMAWDSGRGLIVVVNKWDLKEKENNTAAKFEKEIVEKVPYLGFVPFVFTSALTGQRVTKLFDLVLQVEAEREKRISTSDINDTLQSLLARRQPPQAAGREIKLNYATQVETSPPTIAVFGNHPELVQEHYIRFLHNGFRAAYGFTGNPLNIVLRRKSA comes from the coding sequence GTGAGCGGTACTCCCGTCGTCGCGATCATCGGACGCCCCAATGTCGGCAAATCTGCACTCTTCAACCGAATCGTCGGTGGAAACACCGCGATCGTGAGTGACGAGGCCGGCACTACGCGCGATCGCCACTTCGGACGCGCCGAGTGGAATGGCAGATCGTTCTGGCTCGTCGACACAGGCGGCCTGCCGGAGAATACGCGCGAGGCGATCGACGGCGAGATTCGCAAGCAGGTTCTCGAGGCAATCGCAGAAGCGGACCTGCTGGCATTCGTGGTGGATGCACAGGTTGGCGTGCATCCCAACGACGCGAAAGTGCTCGACCTGCTGCGTGAATCCGGCAAGCCCTGGGTGGTCATCGCGAACAAGGTCGACGATCCCGCCAGCGCCGACTTCTACGAGTTCTACAGACTCGGGGCAGGCGAGCCGATCCCGGTTTCTGCGACGAACGGCAAGGGATCGGGAGATCTCCTCGACGCAATCACGGAATTGCTTCCGGAAACGACCGAAGAAGAGACCGATGCAATCCGCGTTGCGGTCGTAGGTCGTCCGAACGTCGGGAAGTCTTCGCTCGTGAACCGCATGCTTGGCGAACAGCGTCTCGTTGTTTCGGAGGTCGCTGGTACGACCAGGGACGCCATCGACACGCCGTTCAGGTATCACGGCCGCGATTTCGTCTTCATCGACACCGCCGGTCTGCGGCGTCAGGCAAAGATCGACGACGGCATCGAGTTCTATTCGTCGCTCCGGACGCGTCGCGCAATCGAGCGCGCCGATGTGTGCATACTCGTAATCGATGCGGTGGAAGGTTTGCACAATCAGGACCTCAAGATCGCCACGATGGCGTGGGATTCCGGCCGCGGATTGATCGTGGTCGTGAACAAGTGGGACCTGAAGGAGAAGGAGAACAACACTGCCGCGAAGTTCGAGAAGGAGATCGTCGAGAAAGTTCCGTATCTCGGCTTCGTCCCCTTCGTATTCACCTCCGCGCTCACGGGACAGCGGGTCACGAAGCTGTTCGACCTCGTTCTTCAGGTCGAGGCCGAGCGCGAGAAGAGAATCTCGACTTCCGACATCAACGACACGTTGCAGAGCCTGCTCGCGCGTCGACAGCCGCCACAGGCAGCGGGTCGCGAGATCAAACTGAATTACGCCACGCAGGTCGAAACATCACCGCCGACGATCGCGGTGTTCGGCAATCACCCGGAGCTCGTACAGGAGCATTACATACGCTTTCTGCACAATGGATTCAGAGCGGCCTACGGATTCACAGGCAACCCGCTCAACATCGTTCTGCGGCGTAAATCGGCGTAG